Within the Dialister hominis genome, the region ATATGAGTGCTGAAGCCGTTAGAACTGCGGCAATGCCTGCTTTCATCCATTTTTTCATGATGCTTCTCCTCTCCTGCTGTCCTTCTATCATCCGATATACTTCTGTTCCATATTCTTCATCGTGCCGTTCGTTTCAAGCTCTGCCAGGAAGAAATTGACGTAGTTCAGGAATTCCTGATCGCCCTTCTGCATGAGAGCGCCGAAACGGTTCTTTGTGAACGGCTGGTTCACGAGCGGATCGGCCAGACGGGAATCCATCTTCGCATATTTCTTCGCTTCCATTGTTTCCGTGATCATGATGTCTGCTTTTCCTTCAGCGATAAGACCGGGGATTTCCGCATTCTGTTCATGAATGATGAGCGTGGCTTTCGGAAGGTATGCTTTGGCGAACTTTTCATTCGTTCCGCCCGGATTGACCATGACCTTCACTTCCGGCCTGTTAATGTCGGGAATGGATTTGTACTTCCCTGCATCGCCCTTCCTGCAGAGGATCGTCTTGCCGAAGAGGAGGTAGCCGTCCGACATGGACATGACGCGTTCCCTGTCGAAGGTCCTTGTGATGCCGCAGAGAGCCAGGTCGAATTTCCCTG harbors:
- a CDS encoding transporter substrate-binding domain-containing protein; amino-acid sequence: MKKWMKYGAAAVMAAGMVLGGSMEALAAHLEDITARGTIRVGTTGDYRPMSYKDKETGKYEGFDAELAERLADSLHVKVEYVPTTWKTLTADTEAGKFDLALCGITRTFDRERVMSMSDGYLLFGKTILCRKGDAGKYKSIPDINRPEVKVMVNPGGTNEKFAKAYLPKATLIIHEQNAEIPGLIAEGKADIMITETMEAKKYAKMDSRLADPLVNQPFTKNRFGALMQKGDQEFLNYVNFFLAELETNGTMKNMEQKYIG